In Planctomycetia bacterium, the following are encoded in one genomic region:
- a CDS encoding thioesterase family protein, whose amino-acid sequence MNLNDLPITGRGEVLPDWIDEMGHMNVMWYTHLFSRAVFGFFDLFGFTPEYMQTHAAGSFALELHVRYLAEVRVGQKVTLRTRVLGRTAKRMHYMQFLIIDGSEKLSATGELVSAHVDMKVRRQSPLPEALTAKLDPLIAAHAKLDWAAPVCGTMGP is encoded by the coding sequence ATGAATCTCAACGACCTCCCCATAACCGGCCGCGGCGAGGTCTTGCCCGACTGGATCGACGAGATGGGACACATGAACGTCATGTGGTATACGCATCTCTTCAGCCGCGCGGTCTTCGGGTTCTTCGATCTTTTCGGATTCACGCCCGAATATATGCAAACGCACGCGGCGGGCAGCTTTGCGCTGGAACTGCATGTGCGGTATCTCGCGGAAGTGCGCGTCGGGCAAAAGGTGACGCTCCGCACACGCGTCCTCGGCCGAACCGCCAAACGGATGCACTACATGCAGTTCCTCATCATCGACGGGAGCGAGAAGCTCAGCGCGACGGGAGAACTCGTGAGCGCGCACGTCGATATGAAAGTCCGAAGACAATCGCCCCTGCCGGAAGCCCTGACCGCGAAGCTCGACCCACTGATCGCAGCGCACGCGAAGCTCGACTGGGCAGCACCGGTTTGCGGGACGATGGGGCCGTAG